A DNA window from Paraburkholderia sp. IMGN_8 contains the following coding sequences:
- a CDS encoding dienelactone hydrolase family protein, whose protein sequence is MAWEQFEHGWRRAPANAPAKALVVLLHGVGSNARDLMPLADIWSESLPDVAFASLDGSEAFDGGFGGRQWFSLREVVEANREARVAAAYPALRRMLEAELAHWQLDFSRLALVGFSQGSIMSMHHVATSAQGAAAVVAYSGRLASAIVAQNGTPLTLVHGEEDEVIPVRELERAADAFSNAGYTVDAYVLSGTGHTINADGVELGREALVSVLGPLSRD, encoded by the coding sequence ATGGCCTGGGAGCAATTCGAACACGGCTGGCGGCGCGCGCCGGCCAATGCGCCTGCCAAGGCATTGGTGGTGCTGCTGCACGGCGTCGGCAGCAATGCACGCGATCTGATGCCGCTCGCGGACATCTGGAGCGAGTCCTTGCCGGACGTCGCCTTCGCGTCGCTCGACGGCAGCGAGGCATTCGACGGCGGCTTCGGCGGGCGTCAGTGGTTCAGCCTGCGCGAGGTCGTCGAGGCCAACCGCGAGGCGCGCGTCGCCGCGGCCTATCCGGCGCTGCGGCGCATGCTCGAAGCCGAACTGGCGCACTGGCAGCTGGATTTCAGCCGGCTTGCACTGGTAGGCTTTTCGCAAGGCTCGATCATGTCGATGCATCACGTGGCGACCAGCGCGCAAGGCGCTGCCGCTGTCGTCGCGTATTCCGGGCGGCTCGCCTCGGCGATCGTCGCGCAAAACGGCACGCCGCTCACGCTGGTGCATGGCGAAGAAGACGAAGTGATTCCGGTGCGGGAGCTCGAACGCGCCGCCGATGCCTTCAGCAACGCCGGCTACACCGTCGACGCCTACGTGCTGTCCGGCACTGGTCATACGATTAATGCCGACGGCGTCGAGCTCGGGCGCGAGGCGCTGGTGAGCGTGCTGGGTCCGTTGTCGCGAGACTGA
- a CDS encoding rod shape-determining protein, whose protein sequence is MARPTPHYPLFDRLFRHAVAVDLGTANTLIYTDDGGIVLNQPSVVCFEKQPAAGQKRVAAVGTEARQLLGRAPRNLEAVRPMRHGVIANFSAAEHMIRQFVDIARPRPLFSRRAAFTLCVPAGATQVERRAIKEAAVAAGAWKVSLIGESLASAVGAGLPVSEASGSMVVDIGGGTTEVGVIALGGMAYSGSIRVGGDSFDMAIVNYVRNLYGVLLGEQTAEHVKKSIGTAVRDVPIAYMNATGRSVDDGLPRTVQLSNHDIADAIDGPLRQVIGAVKRALETAPAELVTDIAHSGIVLTGGGALLGNLGQRLTNELGLGVRVADEPLTCAVRGAAAAVAAGLLDECAYE, encoded by the coding sequence ATGGCCAGACCGACGCCGCATTACCCGCTTTTCGATCGCTTGTTCCGTCATGCCGTGGCGGTGGACCTCGGCACGGCCAACACCCTGATCTATACCGACGACGGCGGCATCGTGCTGAATCAGCCGTCGGTCGTCTGCTTCGAGAAACAGCCTGCCGCCGGACAAAAGCGCGTTGCCGCGGTTGGCACCGAAGCGCGGCAACTGCTCGGCAGGGCGCCGCGCAATCTCGAGGCAGTGCGGCCGATGCGGCACGGCGTCATCGCCAATTTCTCGGCCGCCGAGCATATGATCCGGCAATTCGTCGACATTGCGCGCCCGCGGCCGCTGTTCAGCCGCCGCGCGGCTTTCACGCTGTGCGTGCCGGCGGGCGCGACCCAGGTCGAGCGTCGCGCGATCAAGGAAGCCGCGGTGGCGGCCGGCGCGTGGAAGGTGAGTCTGATCGGTGAATCGCTGGCGTCGGCGGTCGGCGCGGGCCTGCCGGTGTCGGAGGCGAGCGGTTCGATGGTGGTCGATATCGGCGGCGGCACCACCGAAGTCGGCGTGATCGCGCTGGGTGGCATGGCGTATAGCGGCTCGATTCGCGTCGGCGGCGACAGCTTCGACATGGCGATCGTCAATTACGTGCGCAATCTGTACGGCGTGCTGCTAGGCGAGCAAACCGCCGAGCATGTGAAGAAAAGCATCGGTACGGCCGTGCGTGACGTGCCGATTGCGTACATGAACGCCACCGGGCGCAGCGTCGACGACGGCCTGCCGCGCACGGTTCAGCTGAGCAACCACGATATCGCCGACGCGATCGACGGCCCGCTGCGTCAGGTGATCGGCGCGGTGAAGCGCGCGCTCGAAACGGCGCCGGCCGAGCTGGTGACCGATATCGCGCACAGCGGCATTGTGCTGACCGGTGGCGGCGCGCTGCTCGGCAACCTTGGCCAGCGGCTGACCAATGAACTGGGCCTGGGTGTCCGCGTCGCCGACGAACCGCTGACTTGCGC